One window of the Natrinema sp. CBA1119 genome contains the following:
- a CDS encoding 5-(carboxyamino)imidazole ribonucleotide synthase translates to MTTLRTPGPTIGVVGGGQLGRMLAEAAAPLGIEVVVLDPTPDCPAAPVARDQIVAGFDDEAGIRELAARADVLTFEIELADQDVMDRVSDDTDTPVHPKPSTLETIHDKLVQKRDLEDAGVPVPPFRAVEDADDVREAIDDYGAPVMLKARTGGYDGRGNVPVESKSDAEDALESVAGPAMVESFVDFEREVSVIAVKGEGEIATFPIGENIHEDEILRETVVPTRSSEAVTERAHAVARDVLEVMDGRGVYGIELFETREGDVLLNEIAPRPHNSGHWTIEGAQSSQFEQHARAVLGWPLGSTELRSPTVLTNLLADVDEERRAELSDIDRVLETPAAHLHWYGKRQARPLRKMGHVTVSGETEGADVEALLEAARDLEERVTFRT, encoded by the coding sequence ATGACGACGCTACGGACGCCGGGACCCACGATCGGCGTAGTCGGCGGAGGACAGCTCGGGCGGATGCTCGCCGAAGCGGCCGCGCCGCTGGGCATCGAGGTGGTCGTGCTCGATCCAACGCCGGACTGTCCCGCCGCGCCGGTGGCTCGCGACCAGATCGTCGCCGGGTTCGACGACGAGGCGGGAATCCGCGAACTCGCCGCGCGCGCCGACGTCCTCACGTTCGAAATCGAACTCGCGGATCAGGACGTGATGGACCGTGTGAGCGACGACACTGACACACCCGTTCACCCGAAGCCGTCGACGCTCGAGACCATTCACGACAAACTCGTTCAGAAACGCGACCTCGAGGACGCCGGCGTTCCGGTGCCGCCGTTCCGCGCGGTCGAGGACGCCGACGACGTCCGCGAGGCGATCGACGACTACGGCGCGCCGGTGATGCTCAAGGCCCGCACCGGGGGCTACGACGGGCGCGGGAACGTCCCCGTCGAGTCGAAATCCGACGCCGAAGACGCCCTCGAGTCGGTTGCCGGCCCCGCGATGGTCGAGTCGTTCGTCGACTTCGAGCGCGAGGTGTCCGTCATCGCGGTCAAGGGCGAGGGCGAAATCGCGACCTTCCCGATCGGGGAAAACATCCACGAGGACGAGATCCTTCGGGAGACCGTCGTTCCGACGCGCTCGAGCGAGGCCGTGACCGAGCGCGCTCACGCGGTCGCGCGCGACGTGCTCGAGGTGATGGACGGACGGGGCGTGTACGGGATCGAGCTCTTTGAGACGCGCGAGGGAGACGTTTTACTCAACGAGATCGCGCCGCGCCCGCACAACTCGGGCCACTGGACGATCGAGGGCGCCCAGAGTTCGCAGTTCGAACAGCACGCGCGGGCGGTGCTGGGGTGGCCGCTCGGGTCGACCGAGCTGCGTTCGCCGACCGTTCTGACGAACCTGCTGGCCGACGTCGACGAGGAACGGCGCGCGGAGTTGAGCGACATCGACCGCGTCCTCGAGACGCCCGCGGCGCATCTCCACTGGTACGGCAAGCGGCAGGCCCGACCGCTGCGCAAGATGGGCCACGTCACCGTCTCGGGCGAGACCGAGGGCGCCGACGTCGAAGCGTTACTGGAGGCCGCCCGCGACCTCGAGGAGCGCGTGACGTTCCGGACGTAG
- the ribH gene encoding 6,7-dimethyl-8-ribityllumazine synthase, whose amino-acid sequence MTALGLVVAEFNRPITEQMEQEALEAATAAGAEVYETVRVPGVYDAPLAADRLARREDVDAVAVIGTVITGDTDHDQVITDATAQGLTDVSLERDTPVTLGVTGPGMSAAEARERVANAAKAVDGALDLVDELPDPSPAADSD is encoded by the coding sequence ATGACCGCGCTCGGACTGGTGGTCGCGGAATTCAACCGTCCGATCACCGAGCAGATGGAGCAGGAAGCGCTCGAGGCAGCCACCGCCGCGGGCGCCGAGGTGTACGAGACGGTCCGCGTCCCGGGAGTCTACGACGCGCCGCTGGCGGCCGACCGGCTCGCGCGCCGCGAGGACGTCGACGCCGTGGCCGTCATCGGGACGGTCATCACCGGCGATACCGACCACGACCAGGTGATCACGGACGCCACCGCCCAGGGACTCACCGACGTGAGTCTCGAGCGCGATACGCCCGTGACCCTCGGCGTGACCGGGCCCGGGATGTCCGCCGCCGAGGCGCGCGAACGCGTCGCAAACGCGGCGAAAGCCGTCGACGGCGCGCTCGATCTCGTCGACGAACTCCCCGACCCCAGTCCCGCTGCCGATTCAGACTAG
- a CDS encoding alkaline phosphatase family protein: protein MTRAFRRDDATSTGSTVSESDGLDTLLIGIDAGCLSVFERLFEDDRIPAIEGLCSAGVAAPLESQIPPWTPSAWPSIYTGVNPGKHGVVGFVGYDGYDWHVTSNDDVHEHPLWTLLDRHDRSSVVVNAPVTHPPDEFDGAVIPGFLGPEDPPCHPDGLLEEVRDAIGEYRVYPNYTRDDDSLSDDAKIEEYRNLIRMRGEAFRYLTDEFDPDFGFVQFQKTDTVFHELSGEKRHIDPVYEAADEQIASILRACDPDRVFLVSDHGMGSYDGYEFRINEYLRDVGFLETTTGGKGMPSWTPMRRRLREGEEYDTWEPGTVARAASVAARFGVTARRVRTALERVGLADVAIEHAPGGITRTANEQVDFAESEAYVRARTELGVRINLEGREPNGVVPQEEYEELRESLIRMLQAVETPDGEPFFETVAPREQYFHGDEIDETVDVVTIPADFEHMLSEQLGEGDYFSPAEPWNHKLDGVFIAAGEGIDEDAALERAHLFDVAPTIMAAMGVPYSDRMDGTVVPVVDSGESTSYPEYEEGEETNRPAADGDVTDRLADLGYMN, encoded by the coding sequence ATGACTCGGGCGTTTCGTCGTGACGACGCGACATCGACGGGGAGTACCGTGAGCGAATCGGACGGGCTGGACACGCTGCTCATCGGCATCGATGCGGGCTGTCTATCGGTGTTCGAACGGCTGTTCGAAGACGATCGAATTCCGGCCATCGAGGGGCTCTGCTCGGCGGGAGTGGCCGCGCCCCTCGAGTCGCAGATCCCGCCGTGGACGCCGAGCGCCTGGCCGTCGATCTATACCGGCGTCAATCCCGGCAAACACGGCGTGGTCGGCTTCGTCGGGTACGACGGGTACGACTGGCACGTGACGAGCAACGACGACGTCCACGAGCATCCGCTGTGGACGCTGCTGGATCGACACGACCGCTCGAGCGTCGTCGTCAACGCCCCGGTCACCCACCCGCCGGACGAGTTCGACGGTGCGGTCATCCCGGGATTCCTCGGCCCCGAGGACCCGCCGTGCCATCCCGACGGGCTCCTCGAGGAGGTCCGCGACGCGATCGGAGAGTATCGCGTCTATCCGAACTACACGCGTGACGACGACTCGCTTTCGGACGACGCGAAGATCGAGGAGTATCGGAATCTCATCCGAATGCGCGGGGAGGCGTTTCGCTATCTCACCGACGAGTTCGACCCGGACTTCGGGTTCGTCCAGTTCCAGAAGACGGACACGGTCTTCCACGAGCTCAGCGGCGAGAAACGGCACATCGATCCCGTCTACGAGGCGGCTGACGAACAGATCGCGTCGATCCTCAGGGCCTGCGATCCGGACCGCGTCTTCCTCGTGAGCGACCACGGGATGGGGTCGTACGACGGCTACGAGTTCCGGATCAACGAGTACCTTCGCGACGTGGGATTCCTCGAGACGACGACTGGCGGCAAGGGAATGCCGTCCTGGACGCCGATGCGCAGACGCCTGCGCGAGGGCGAGGAGTACGACACGTGGGAGCCGGGAACGGTCGCACGCGCGGCGTCTGTCGCCGCGCGATTCGGCGTTACCGCCCGGCGGGTCAGGACCGCGCTCGAGCGGGTCGGGCTTGCGGACGTCGCCATCGAGCACGCGCCGGGTGGAATCACTCGAACGGCGAACGAACAGGTCGACTTTGCCGAATCGGAGGCCTACGTTCGTGCCCGGACCGAACTCGGCGTTCGGATCAATCTCGAGGGTCGGGAGCCAAACGGCGTCGTTCCACAGGAGGAGTACGAGGAACTCCGAGAGAGCCTCATTCGAATGCTACAGGCCGTCGAGACGCCCGATGGCGAGCCGTTCTTCGAGACGGTCGCGCCGCGCGAGCAGTACTTCCACGGTGACGAAATCGACGAGACGGTCGACGTCGTCACGATCCCCGCTGACTTCGAACACATGCTCTCCGAGCAGCTGGGCGAGGGCGATTACTTCAGCCCGGCCGAACCCTGGAACCACAAGCTCGACGGGGTCTTCATCGCGGCGGGCGAGGGAATCGACGAAGACGCCGCGCTCGAGCGGGCGCACCTCTTCGATGTCGCGCCGACGATCATGGCTGCGATGGGGGTCCCCTACAGCGACCGCATGGACGGCACCGTCGTCCCCGTCGTCGATTCGGGCGAGTCGACGTCCTATCCGGAGTACGAGGAGGGCGAGGAGACGAACAGACCGGCAGCTGACGGAGACGTGACGGACCGGCTGGCCGATCTCGGATACATGAACTGA
- a CDS encoding right-handed parallel beta-helix repeat-containing protein has translation MAACAAGIGLTSTATASADRYGHYYDDYATVVDVTEAGADDTGSESITPVLEKLRDDDTLLVFPEGEYFMDEQFRFTGFDNFGVVGENATLVPADFHEFNGPRYRLFRLGVSSRPGGRVRFEGFDVDQRAPDTGIRTIETYASERLEVRDITVHGQHDSGTWGPGLFNITDPDGRGIVERFRVPDGAAWINNTPNAGNNWRGPIGIEATLNEGTLTFKNCWVGPFPSNGLYASGGNGKIIVEGGWYWDSNGANVRVGGTHSEIRWPTVEIKSSRPEDTIQRGIRVENGRDFKIHGAAVNITSPMPSSHAISVMNTCESARIERTTLDIRGEDVNHGIVCSPVSGDTTIVDTTITHEASGGYPLWIQDSDSSGRVLAEYLTIDGQAGEDGGFRDGIRCERDNCRFNVVDIKQQGRAGVDRNAIVNTSADLTVYRSNLRASKYPYIDIGSGSLVLDSDLESSSGLEAACLYASCDSPAFKDNRLVNGIRNFGASDVTTWKNTYQ, from the coding sequence GTGGCGGCATGTGCCGCCGGAATCGGACTGACGTCAACAGCCACCGCGTCCGCAGATCGGTATGGACACTACTACGACGACTACGCGACCGTCGTGGACGTGACCGAGGCCGGCGCGGACGATACCGGCTCGGAATCGATCACGCCCGTGCTCGAGAAACTCCGAGATGACGATACACTGCTCGTGTTTCCCGAAGGGGAATACTTCATGGACGAGCAGTTCAGATTCACCGGTTTCGATAACTTCGGCGTCGTCGGCGAGAACGCGACGCTGGTTCCGGCGGACTTTCACGAGTTCAATGGCCCGCGGTATCGTCTCTTCCGGCTCGGCGTGTCGTCAAGACCCGGTGGTCGCGTTCGATTCGAAGGGTTCGACGTCGACCAGCGGGCCCCCGACACGGGGATCCGAACGATCGAGACGTACGCCTCCGAGCGCCTCGAAGTGCGGGACATCACCGTCCACGGCCAACACGATAGCGGGACCTGGGGACCCGGACTGTTCAACATTACCGATCCCGACGGCCGAGGTATCGTCGAACGATTCCGCGTTCCGGACGGCGCCGCGTGGATCAACAACACCCCGAACGCGGGTAACAACTGGCGTGGACCGATCGGTATCGAGGCCACGCTGAACGAGGGGACGCTCACGTTCAAGAATTGTTGGGTCGGGCCGTTCCCGAGCAACGGACTCTACGCGTCGGGCGGCAACGGCAAGATCATCGTCGAGGGCGGCTGGTACTGGGACAGTAACGGGGCAAACGTTCGCGTCGGCGGCACCCACAGCGAAATTCGGTGGCCGACAGTCGAAATCAAATCGAGTCGACCGGAGGACACGATCCAGCGGGGGATTCGGGTCGAAAACGGTCGCGATTTCAAGATTCATGGTGCAGCCGTCAATATCACCTCCCCCATGCCGTCCAGTCACGCGATTTCGGTAATGAACACCTGTGAGAGCGCCCGTATCGAGAGAACAACGCTCGATATCCGTGGCGAAGACGTGAACCACGGGATCGTCTGCTCACCCGTCTCTGGAGACACGACGATCGTCGACACGACGATCACCCACGAGGCCTCGGGCGGCTATCCGCTGTGGATACAGGACAGTGACAGCAGCGGACGGGTTCTCGCCGAGTACCTCACGATCGACGGGCAGGCGGGCGAGGACGGCGGTTTCCGCGACGGAATTCGCTGCGAACGGGACAACTGCCGATTCAACGTCGTCGACATCAAGCAACAGGGTCGCGCCGGTGTGGACCGGAACGCGATCGTCAACACGAGTGCGGACCTGACGGTCTACCGATCCAACCTGCGTGCCAGCAAGTATCCGTACATCGATATCGGCTCCGGATCCCTCGTTCTCGATTCGGACCTCGAATCGTCGTCCGGTCTCGAGGCCGCCTGTCTCTACGCGTCGTGTGATAGCCCGGCGTTCAAGGACAACAGACTGGTCAACGGGATCCGTAACTTCGGTGCGAGCGACGTCACGACCTGGAAGAACACGTACCAGTAG
- a CDS encoding helix-turn-helix domain-containing protein: MGFIAAIRLVHDELPLVPTIEHRSGVTLRYEYGAMTGEQRLQFVSAFGDEHEALEEVMAADPTIANATCVATFENRSIYRVVVETDLEIVPDRCAEAGLFAFRITSAEGGWCARVHLPDRDVLSAFRSQCLDRGISFHVNHLYDSSVSDEQTYFLTERQHEILTMAYYAGYFEVPRGATQDDLAGRLDISDSAVSQRIRRAVSELIAATLENDRAPDEYG, from the coding sequence ATGGGATTTATCGCAGCGATCCGCCTCGTCCACGACGAGCTTCCGTTAGTGCCGACGATCGAGCACCGATCGGGCGTGACGCTCCGCTACGAGTACGGAGCGATGACCGGCGAGCAACGCCTCCAGTTCGTCTCCGCATTCGGCGACGAGCACGAGGCCCTCGAGGAGGTAATGGCTGCGGATCCGACCATCGCGAATGCGACGTGCGTCGCGACGTTCGAGAATCGGTCGATCTATCGCGTCGTCGTCGAGACCGATCTCGAGATCGTTCCCGATCGCTGTGCCGAAGCCGGCCTGTTCGCCTTTCGAATCACGAGCGCTGAGGGTGGCTGGTGCGCACGGGTTCATCTCCCCGATCGCGACGTGCTGTCGGCGTTCCGGAGCCAGTGTCTCGATCGGGGCATCTCGTTTCACGTGAACCACCTGTACGACTCGTCGGTCTCCGACGAGCAGACCTACTTCTTGACCGAACGACAACACGAGATCCTCACGATGGCCTACTACGCCGGCTACTTTGAGGTCCCACGCGGGGCGACGCAGGACGATCTCGCTGGTCGGCTCGATATCTCGGATTCGGCGGTCTCCCAGCGGATACGGCGCGCCGTTTCCGAACTGATCGCCGCGACGCTCGAGAACGATCGCGCGCCAGACGAATACGGATAG
- the glmM gene encoding phosphoglucosamine mutase: MFGTSGIRGTVGEEVTAELALEVGRAVASDGYDRVVVGRDARESGRVLTGALTAGLRECGADVLETGVAPTPTIARAVPRENADAGIVVTASHNPAPDNGIKLWAASGKAFDSDQRDAIATRVESDEYDLRPWDGHGSLESLEDSTDQHATAITESVSIDDPPSVAVDIGNGTGGITARVLSELGCDVVTLNGQRDGRFPGRPSEPTRETLGDLSALVEATDASVGIAHDGDADRMLAVDETGSFVPKDVLLALFARETATDGDVVAAPVDTSMAVDDALAAVGASVSRTRVGDTFVADRATQPNVVFGGEPSGAWIWPDETLCPDGPLAACKLVELVADLGPLSSLVDGVETYPIRRASVSVEEKIAVMNQVRDRVSERYDDVDTLDGVYVDVDDGWILLRASGTEPVVRLTVEARDESRAERLEADAVGILETAIATMAGIRS; this comes from the coding sequence ATGTTCGGAACGAGTGGTATCCGCGGAACCGTCGGTGAGGAGGTAACGGCCGAGCTCGCGCTCGAGGTCGGTCGGGCCGTCGCGTCCGACGGCTACGATCGGGTCGTCGTCGGGCGGGACGCTCGAGAGAGTGGCAGGGTCCTGACCGGTGCATTGACCGCTGGATTGCGCGAGTGTGGCGCGGACGTGCTCGAGACGGGGGTTGCGCCGACGCCGACGATCGCGAGGGCGGTCCCGCGGGAGAACGCGGACGCGGGGATCGTCGTCACGGCCTCGCACAATCCCGCGCCGGACAACGGGATCAAACTCTGGGCCGCGTCGGGCAAGGCGTTCGATTCCGACCAGCGGGACGCGATCGCGACGCGAGTCGAGTCCGACGAGTACGACCTGCGGCCCTGGGACGGACACGGCTCGCTCGAGTCGCTCGAGGATTCGACGGATCAACACGCGACGGCGATAACCGAGTCCGTGTCGATCGACGACCCGCCGAGCGTCGCCGTCGACATCGGGAACGGGACCGGGGGGATAACCGCACGCGTGCTCTCGGAGCTGGGCTGTGATGTCGTCACGCTGAACGGACAGCGGGACGGACGTTTCCCCGGGAGACCGAGCGAACCGACTCGAGAGACCCTCGGCGACCTCTCCGCGCTCGTCGAAGCGACGGACGCCAGCGTCGGGATCGCTCACGACGGCGACGCCGATCGGATGCTGGCCGTCGACGAGACCGGCTCGTTCGTCCCGAAAGACGTGCTCCTGGCCCTGTTCGCACGCGAGACCGCGACGGACGGCGACGTGGTCGCCGCGCCGGTCGATACGAGCATGGCGGTCGACGACGCGCTGGCGGCCGTCGGCGCGTCGGTGAGCCGAACGCGGGTCGGCGACACGTTCGTTGCCGACCGCGCGACGCAGCCGAACGTGGTCTTCGGCGGCGAACCGAGCGGCGCCTGGATCTGGCCGGACGAAACGCTGTGTCCGGACGGTCCCCTCGCCGCGTGCAAGCTCGTGGAACTCGTTGCCGATCTCGGGCCGCTCTCGTCGCTCGTTGACGGCGTCGAGACGTACCCGATCCGCCGCGCGTCGGTTTCCGTCGAGGAGAAAATCGCGGTGATGAATCAGGTTCGCGATCGCGTCAGTGAACGATACGACGATGTCGACACGCTCGACGGCGTCTACGTCGATGTCGACGACGGCTGGATCCTCTTGCGCGCGAGCGGTACCGAACCGGTCGTCCGGCTCACGGTCGAAGCACGGGACGAGTCAAGAGCCGAACGACTGGAAGCCGATGCCGTCGGCATCCTCGAGACCGCGATCGCGACCATGGCCGGAATCCGATCGTGA
- a CDS encoding pyridoxal phosphate-dependent aminotransferase encodes MTMEFTDRVSRVEPSATLAISALATELEADGADVVDLSVGEPDFPTPENIVEAGKDAMDAGHTGYTTSAGILELREAIADKLADDGLDHDSDEIIVTPGAKQALYEIVQALVGEGDEVALLDPAWVSYEAMVKMAGGDLTRVDLSDSDFQLEPALDDLAAAVSDETELLIVNSPSNPTGAVYSDAALEGVRDLAVEHDITVISDEIYKEITYGVDPTSLGTLEGMADRTVTVNGFSKAYSMTGWRLGYFAGPEKLIDQAGKLHSHSVSSAVNFVQHAGLEALETEDAVTEMTDAFEERRDLVVDLLAEHDVDVAVPEGAFYMMLPVADDDQAWCEGAIEDAHVATVPGSAFGTPGYARISYAASEERLEEGLERLAEEGYL; translated from the coding sequence ATGACGATGGAATTCACCGACCGCGTCAGCCGAGTCGAACCGTCCGCAACGCTTGCCATCTCCGCGCTCGCCACCGAACTCGAGGCCGACGGCGCAGACGTCGTCGACCTGAGCGTCGGCGAACCCGACTTCCCCACACCCGAGAACATCGTCGAGGCCGGCAAGGACGCGATGGATGCCGGCCACACCGGCTACACCACCTCCGCCGGCATCCTCGAACTGCGCGAGGCGATCGCCGACAAGCTGGCCGACGACGGCCTCGATCACGACTCGGACGAGATCATCGTCACGCCCGGCGCGAAGCAGGCACTGTACGAAATCGTCCAGGCGCTCGTCGGCGAGGGCGACGAAGTCGCCCTGCTCGATCCCGCCTGGGTCTCCTACGAGGCGATGGTGAAAATGGCCGGTGGGGATCTCACGCGCGTCGACCTTTCGGACTCCGACTTCCAGCTCGAGCCCGCACTCGACGACCTCGCGGCCGCGGTCTCCGACGAAACAGAACTGCTGATCGTCAACTCGCCGTCGAACCCCACCGGCGCGGTCTACTCAGACGCCGCGCTCGAGGGCGTCCGCGACCTCGCCGTCGAACACGACATCACCGTCATCTCCGACGAGATCTACAAGGAGATCACCTACGGCGTCGACCCGACGAGCCTCGGCACGCTCGAGGGGATGGCCGACCGCACGGTCACGGTCAACGGCTTCTCGAAGGCCTACTCGATGACCGGCTGGCGGCTCGGCTACTTCGCCGGCCCCGAGAAACTGATCGACCAGGCCGGGAAGCTCCACAGCCACTCGGTCTCCTCCGCGGTGAACTTCGTCCAGCACGCCGGTCTCGAGGCCCTCGAGACCGAGGACGCCGTCACGGAGATGACCGACGCGTTCGAAGAGCGCCGCGATCTGGTCGTCGACTTGCTCGCCGAGCACGATGTCGATGTCGCAGTGCCGGAGGGCGCGTTCTACATGATGCTCCCCGTTGCTGATGACGATCAGGCGTGGTGCGAGGGCGCGATCGAGGACGCCCACGTCGCGACCGTGCCAGGGAGCGCGTTCGGGACGCCCGGCTATGCGCGAATTTCGTACGCGGCGAGCGAGGAGCGGCTCGAGGAGGGGCTCGAGCGGCTGGCCGAGGAAGGCTACCTGTAA
- a CDS encoding HNH endonuclease, producing MDCPTCGKSLRTTQGMRQHHTKVHGDPLPNRTCSGCETEFYDPKAQRDYCESCNPNGGEHNGNWSDATETADCKRCGSTFSYYPSSKKGVYCSECVEAAEGLLPDNYAVKGDRITVRCQSCGNGLEVRPARVDEQKRGFFCTLDCYGDWLSENVVGPDHHQWEGGRIEYGRTWWRIRRRALERDAYTCQHCGAEKAELERNPDVHHPQPVRSFDDPEDAHTMENVISLCRSCHRRAEEGQIAVSPHAEK from the coding sequence ATGGATTGTCCGACGTGTGGGAAATCTCTCCGGACGACGCAAGGAATGCGACAGCATCACACGAAGGTACACGGTGATCCGCTTCCGAACCGAACGTGTAGCGGCTGTGAAACCGAATTCTACGATCCGAAAGCACAGCGAGACTACTGCGAGAGCTGTAATCCGAACGGTGGCGAACACAACGGAAACTGGAGCGATGCCACGGAAACTGCGGACTGTAAACGCTGTGGCTCGACGTTTTCGTACTATCCGTCGTCCAAGAAAGGCGTCTACTGTTCGGAGTGTGTCGAAGCTGCCGAGGGCCTCCTCCCGGACAACTACGCTGTAAAAGGCGATAGAATAACGGTACGGTGCCAGTCTTGTGGGAACGGCCTCGAGGTTCGTCCGGCGAGGGTCGACGAACAGAAACGGGGCTTCTTCTGTACGTTGGACTGTTATGGAGACTGGCTTTCGGAGAACGTCGTCGGCCCGGACCACCATCAGTGGGAGGGCGGGAGGATCGAATACGGCCGTACGTGGTGGCGTATTCGCCGGCGAGCACTCGAGCGGGACGCGTACACGTGTCAGCATTGTGGCGCAGAGAAGGCGGAACTCGAGCGGAACCCGGATGTGCATCATCCCCAGCCCGTTCGGTCGTTCGACGACCCTGAGGACGCACACACGATGGAGAACGTGATTTCCCTCTGCCGGAGCTGTCATCGACGAGCCGAGGAGGGACAGATAGCCGTTTCCCCTCACGCCGAAAAGTAA
- a CDS encoding DUF4097 family beta strand repeat-containing protein has protein sequence MLAGGGLSVLASLAGCLATGRGETETVTETYETEDLSSLSLSAENGSVTVEGEQGDTVELRGHKAAPTEDALESLSIETSRDDGRLAVETRQEDVPFLFGPDPKLDLEATVPDGVRVTRAATTNGDVEVRDVTGELTADTTNGEIDVQGVDGALVADSTNGSVRVTGVDGDVRADTTNGDIDITVADGDGDLTAESTNGAVTVRAPPSLDATVSLSTTNGEVSLEGFDDSEATSEDSIEVTLGDGTRRLRVDTTNGDVVVQSENGG, from the coding sequence GTGCTCGCCGGAGGGGGACTGAGTGTACTCGCGTCGCTCGCCGGCTGCCTCGCGACGGGACGAGGTGAAACGGAGACCGTAACGGAAACGTACGAGACCGAGGATCTCAGTTCGCTCTCGCTCTCGGCCGAGAACGGTTCGGTCACCGTCGAGGGTGAACAGGGTGACACAGTCGAACTTCGGGGTCACAAAGCGGCCCCCACCGAGGACGCCCTCGAGTCGCTGTCGATCGAGACCAGTCGCGACGACGGACGTCTCGCGGTCGAAACGCGACAGGAGGACGTCCCGTTCCTGTTCGGTCCCGACCCGAAACTTGATCTCGAGGCGACGGTTCCCGACGGCGTTCGGGTGACTCGTGCGGCGACGACGAACGGTGATGTCGAGGTGCGAGACGTGACCGGCGAGCTGACGGCTGACACGACCAACGGAGAGATCGACGTCCAGGGGGTCGACGGGGCACTGGTCGCCGACAGTACCAACGGATCGGTTCGGGTGACCGGCGTCGACGGCGACGTTCGCGCGGACACGACCAACGGCGATATCGACATCACGGTCGCGGATGGCGACGGCGATTTGACGGCCGAGAGCACCAACGGCGCGGTCACCGTTCGCGCACCTCCCTCGCTCGACGCGACCGTCAGCCTCTCGACGACGAACGGAGAGGTCTCGCTCGAGGGGTTCGACGATTCGGAGGCCACGAGCGAGGATTCGATCGAGGTGACGCTCGGTGACGGGACACGTCGGCTGCGAGTCGACACGACCAACGGCGACGTCGTGGTGCAGAGCGAAAACGGCGGGTGA